The following are from one region of the Aequoribacter fuscus genome:
- a CDS encoding flavin-containing monooxygenase, with amino-acid sequence MSVTNNTPAQLDVLIVGAGLSGISAAVHLQREHPNYTFHITESRASIGGTWDLFKYPGIRSDSDMHTLGFDFKPWIAKKSIADGPSIKAYIEETVQEYGLSSKITLNQKVISAAWDSASALWSVQLQTGDHTQEIQCRFLQLCCGYYNYDSAYKPEYPGEDRFHGPVIHPQFWDPEFDYADKRIVVIGSGATAVTLVPSLATKAGKVTMLQRSPTYMVSRPSQDGIANALRSFLPNSWAYNLTRIKNIGLQQFIYQRCRKFPEQAKHRIIDMLRPLLPAGFDVDKHFTPSYTPWEQRLCLVPDADMFDAIKSGKADIVTDTIAHFDESGISLSSGTHLEADVIVSATGLELLFLGGIEISVDGIALDAPNRFVYKGCMLSGVPNMTYAMGYTNASWTLKCDLTHRYFNRLVTYMDAQGFRYFIPQEPVNKDNTEGFLDLNSGYIKRHEHELPKQASESPWKLHQNYFKDWWMFKRDPRKERGLTFE; translated from the coding sequence ATGTCCGTCACGAATAATACCCCGGCACAGCTTGATGTCTTAATTGTCGGCGCCGGCCTTTCTGGTATCAGCGCCGCCGTTCATTTACAACGAGAGCATCCGAACTACACATTTCACATCACAGAAAGTCGAGCGAGCATAGGTGGAACATGGGATCTGTTTAAGTATCCGGGCATTCGCTCCGATTCTGATATGCATACCCTAGGCTTCGACTTTAAGCCCTGGATCGCAAAAAAATCGATAGCAGATGGCCCATCAATCAAGGCCTACATTGAAGAGACGGTGCAAGAGTATGGCCTTAGCTCCAAGATTACCTTGAATCAAAAAGTCATTTCAGCAGCGTGGGACAGCGCAAGCGCGCTGTGGAGCGTGCAACTGCAGACTGGTGATCACACACAAGAAATCCAGTGCCGCTTCTTGCAACTCTGCTGCGGGTACTACAACTACGACAGCGCCTACAAACCAGAATACCCTGGGGAAGATCGCTTTCACGGTCCCGTCATTCACCCTCAGTTTTGGGACCCCGAGTTCGACTACGCAGACAAGCGGATCGTTGTGATCGGCAGTGGCGCAACCGCGGTCACGTTGGTACCGTCGCTCGCCACGAAGGCGGGAAAGGTCACCATGTTACAGCGCTCGCCTACCTACATGGTATCGCGCCCATCACAAGACGGCATTGCAAATGCGCTACGCTCGTTCCTGCCCAACAGCTGGGCCTACAACTTAACGCGCATTAAAAACATTGGCTTACAGCAGTTCATCTATCAACGCTGCCGCAAATTTCCCGAACAAGCCAAGCACAGAATCATAGACATGCTGCGTCCATTGCTCCCGGCCGGCTTCGACGTCGACAAACACTTTACGCCTTCGTACACACCATGGGAACAGCGTTTGTGCTTAGTCCCAGATGCCGATATGTTTGATGCGATTAAGTCCGGTAAAGCCGATATCGTTACCGACACTATCGCTCACTTTGACGAGTCAGGCATTTCACTAAGTTCGGGTACCCACTTAGAGGCAGACGTCATCGTATCGGCTACCGGCTTAGAGTTACTGTTCTTAGGTGGCATTGAAATCAGCGTCGATGGCATCGCGCTAGATGCTCCGAACCGCTTTGTCTATAAGGGCTGCATGTTGTCCGGTGTACCAAACATGACGTATGCCATGGGGTACACCAATGCCAGCTGGACGCTCAAGTGTGATCTCACGCATCGCTACTTTAATCGTTTAGTGACCTACATGGACGCACAAGGGTTTAGATACTTCATACCCCAAGAGCCTGTCAATAAAGACAATACCGAAGGCTTCCTTGACCTGAATTCGGGCTACATCAAACGCCACGAACACGAACTACCCAAACAGGCTTCTGAGTCGCCTTGGAAACTGCACCAAAACTACTTTAAAGATTGGTGGATGTTTAAACGCGATCCGCGCAAAGAGCGGGGCTTAACTTTCGAGTGA
- a CDS encoding regulatory protein RecX — MDYLARREHSQHELRTKALRRLGAQAEVDIEEALVALADEGLQSDERFAEGLCRHRINKGYGPNTLQQLAREKGITKEQLSDALEALAPDWFDCAQETLNKKFAKPIDASLDYAGRRKELQKRMRFLSYRGYPTSVISAVVAADDGYND, encoded by the coding sequence ATGGACTATTTAGCACGGCGCGAGCACAGCCAGCACGAGTTGCGCACCAAGGCTCTGAGACGCCTAGGTGCGCAAGCCGAAGTCGACATAGAAGAAGCGCTAGTGGCTTTGGCAGACGAAGGTCTGCAGTCTGACGAGCGGTTTGCTGAGGGTTTGTGTCGGCATCGTATTAACAAGGGATACGGTCCCAACACCTTGCAGCAGTTGGCCCGTGAAAAAGGCATCACGAAAGAACAGCTCAGTGATGCCCTTGAGGCCTTGGCACCTGATTGGTTTGACTGTGCTCAAGAAACGCTCAACAAGAAGTTCGCAAAGCCGATTGATGCCTCACTTGATTACGCGGGCAGACGGAAAGAGCTACAAAAACGCATGCGGTTTTTGAGCTACAGAGGCTACCCGACCAGTGTCATATCGGCCGTCGTTGCAGCCGATGACGGCTACAACGACTAA
- a CDS encoding TetR/AcrR family transcriptional regulator: MEKNNRSLATRRALTKAALHLFADKPYAEVSLLEITERAGQKNRNALQYHFGSKRALFEQILLAHADEIDALRQQLIDALPKQDSVSVEVAIDIYLEPFLQYTRRSENGRLYAKFLAHFLRTPERVEKVLNPDIPMSTPPSSLAEVLVSISPTLTPEERDQLLFVSNAMMIYSVDNLVRAEEQNILTLDSPIGRHILRTLHTSLVALWTL, encoded by the coding sequence ATGGAAAAAAATAATCGTTCACTCGCGACGCGACGCGCCCTCACCAAAGCCGCTCTGCATTTGTTTGCAGACAAGCCCTACGCAGAGGTGAGTCTGCTGGAAATTACCGAGCGGGCGGGCCAGAAAAATCGCAACGCACTGCAGTACCATTTTGGCTCCAAACGCGCTCTGTTCGAGCAAATTCTGTTAGCGCATGCAGATGAAATCGACGCTCTGCGGCAGCAGCTCATTGACGCCCTACCGAAACAAGACTCAGTCAGTGTCGAGGTCGCTATCGATATTTACCTCGAACCGTTTCTGCAGTACACCCGGCGCAGCGAAAATGGCCGCCTGTACGCCAAGTTCCTAGCACATTTCTTGCGCACCCCAGAACGCGTTGAAAAGGTGCTTAACCCCGACATTCCGATGAGCACGCCACCATCGTCTCTGGCTGAGGTGCTGGTCAGTATTAGCCCTACCCTTACACCAGAAGAGCGCGACCAGCTGCTTTTCGTGTCAAACGCCATGATGATTTACTCGGTAGATAATTTGGTACGTGCCGAGGAGCAGAATATTTTGACGCTGGATAGCCCGATTGGGCGCCATATTTTGCGGACTTTACACACATCACTTGTCGCCTTGTGGACCCTATAA
- the mnmC gene encoding bifunctional tRNA (5-methylaminomethyl-2-thiouridine)(34)-methyltransferase MnmD/FAD-dependent 5-carboxymethylaminomethyl-2-thiouridine(34) oxidoreductase MnmC: protein MSHSSPLWQALPSAEIDWKDDTPISRNFDDIYFNPGQGLAEARHVYLLGNDILSRWNRSTCDRFVIGELGFGSGLNFCVTVQAWCAAPEPKPKLHFVSVEGFPMNATDLDRALSHWPELNDIKQSLLARYPDPIPGTHRLAFLDGNITLDLWFGDVAWATTRWAEQDLRVDAWYLDGFAPSKNSSMWSDQVLDNIAHCSPKGCTASTFSVAGKVKIPLRERGFNIYKKPGFGRKREQLFALKHRDSKHLTIDATPWHKSSTPNARPEHVAVIGAGLAGSFAAYALANRGIKVSVIDPEGIATQASGNAQGVVYCRIPKRHAPLGDFGVLAFRYATQLYRDLLSNEVLQEGVDASLCGMLHTFPRDTDSELALNVHKLPNLARIVDEHEARTISGIALSQPMLHFPQSGWIAPKPLCQALLSHPNIELIKDGFENLTSTDSGLKLKCNSQNVFADCVVFAAGTGTKDLVANTLLPTKAIRGQTTQIPAINTIKSALCNEGYIAPAVGGQHCIGATFDLDDADTSPRSASDQENLEKLDAFLAIKDRQVLGHRVAFRCTTPDYLPIVGAVPNDDAMQDLYQSLQFDGKKIIPEACPVQPGIFVLTGLGSRGLTYGPLAGEFLASLLNHEPLPLANELIRALSPARFGIRQLKKRS from the coding sequence GTGTCACATTCAAGTCCGCTATGGCAAGCCTTACCCAGCGCCGAAATTGACTGGAAAGATGACACCCCCATTTCAAGAAACTTCGACGACATCTACTTTAATCCGGGGCAGGGCCTAGCGGAGGCCCGCCACGTATATTTGCTCGGGAATGACATACTGTCACGCTGGAACCGGTCAACATGCGACCGGTTTGTGATCGGCGAGCTCGGGTTTGGGTCGGGGCTGAACTTTTGCGTTACTGTGCAAGCTTGGTGTGCGGCTCCCGAGCCAAAGCCCAAGCTTCACTTTGTCTCGGTTGAAGGCTTTCCCATGAACGCGACCGATTTAGATCGTGCCTTGTCGCACTGGCCAGAACTTAACGACATAAAACAAAGTCTGTTAGCGCGATACCCCGACCCCATCCCTGGCACCCACAGGCTAGCGTTTTTGGACGGCAACATTACCCTGGATTTGTGGTTTGGTGATGTCGCATGGGCGACCACACGCTGGGCCGAGCAAGACCTGAGGGTCGACGCTTGGTACCTCGATGGTTTCGCACCCAGCAAAAACTCATCCATGTGGTCAGATCAGGTCTTAGATAACATTGCGCATTGCTCACCCAAAGGGTGCACTGCGTCAACATTTAGCGTTGCGGGCAAGGTGAAAATACCCCTGCGTGAAAGAGGGTTCAACATCTACAAGAAACCGGGGTTCGGTCGCAAACGCGAACAGCTCTTCGCCCTGAAGCATCGCGACAGCAAGCACTTAACGATTGACGCAACACCTTGGCACAAGAGTTCGACTCCAAACGCCAGGCCGGAGCATGTCGCGGTGATTGGCGCAGGACTCGCTGGCAGTTTTGCAGCCTACGCACTCGCAAACCGAGGCATCAAGGTCAGCGTTATCGACCCTGAGGGCATTGCAACCCAGGCGTCGGGTAATGCACAAGGCGTTGTTTACTGCCGCATCCCAAAACGTCATGCGCCTTTAGGGGATTTTGGCGTTCTCGCTTTTCGCTACGCTACGCAACTGTACCGTGATCTGCTGTCGAACGAGGTGCTGCAAGAGGGTGTCGATGCGAGTCTATGCGGTATGCTACACACCTTCCCGCGAGACACAGACTCAGAATTGGCGCTGAACGTACATAAGTTGCCCAATCTCGCTCGCATCGTCGATGAGCACGAAGCGCGAACTATTTCGGGGATTGCGCTATCGCAACCCATGCTGCACTTCCCTCAATCGGGGTGGATAGCGCCAAAGCCATTGTGCCAAGCTCTGCTCTCGCACCCCAACATCGAACTGATCAAAGACGGATTCGAAAACCTCACCTCGACCGATTCGGGCCTAAAGCTCAAATGCAACTCGCAAAATGTATTTGCCGATTGCGTTGTGTTTGCGGCGGGCACCGGCACCAAAGATTTGGTTGCCAATACACTACTGCCCACCAAAGCGATTCGAGGCCAAACCACACAAATACCGGCGATCAACACCATTAAATCCGCTTTATGCAATGAGGGTTACATTGCACCCGCGGTTGGCGGACAACACTGCATCGGAGCCACCTTTGATTTAGACGATGCAGACACGAGCCCTCGCTCCGCAAGTGACCAAGAGAATCTGGAAAAACTGGATGCCTTCCTGGCAATCAAAGACAGGCAAGTTTTGGGGCACCGCGTTGCATTTCGCTGCACAACGCCCGATTACCTTCCAATCGTGGGCGCAGTGCCCAATGACGATGCCATGCAAGATCTTTATCAGTCTCTTCAATTTGATGGCAAGAAAATCATCCCCGAGGCCTGTCCAGTGCAACCGGGGATATTTGTACTGACCGGTCTTGGTTCAAGAGGCCTGACTTATGGACCCTTGGCCGGCGAGTTCTTGGCGTCACTGCTAAATCACGAGCCCTTGCCACTTGCCAATGAGCTCATCAGAGCCCTATCGCCGGCACGATTCGGCATTCGCCAGTTGAAAAAGCGCTCATGA
- a CDS encoding C39 family peptidase, whose product MARLIAALTLSLMCSQVLALTSWVEQRDQGVVKQQRDYSCGAAAVATLLTHHWGRNVSESDVLNAWLAQFSQAELSLQTFVDEGFSLWHIAMMGGPLGYDAQGLQVPIASLAALKQPLLIYVEPFGQPHFTLVTEGSERGVWLSDPSWGRVYVGFSELRDWVEGDVVKALWLKPAA is encoded by the coding sequence ATGGCTCGACTGATCGCCGCGTTGACTTTGAGTCTTATGTGCTCGCAGGTCCTCGCTTTGACGAGCTGGGTTGAGCAGCGAGATCAGGGCGTCGTGAAACAACAGCGCGACTACTCGTGCGGTGCGGCTGCTGTGGCGACCTTGCTGACTCATCATTGGGGGCGAAATGTCAGCGAATCCGATGTTCTGAATGCCTGGTTAGCGCAATTCAGCCAAGCAGAGCTCAGTTTGCAGACTTTCGTGGATGAGGGCTTTAGTCTGTGGCATATCGCTATGATGGGCGGGCCATTAGGGTATGACGCTCAGGGGCTACAGGTGCCCATAGCATCCTTGGCCGCATTAAAACAACCTTTGCTGATCTACGTAGAACCCTTCGGGCAACCGCACTTTACGCTGGTAACAGAAGGTTCGGAGCGGGGCGTTTGGCTGTCGGATCCATCGTGGGGGCGAGTCTACGTCGGTTTTTCGGAGTTGCGGGACTGGGTGGAAGGTGACGTCGTAAAGGCACTCTGGCTAAAGCCTGCCGCCTGA
- a CDS encoding insulinase family protein, whose translation MTQALPHYESFEHLNTQHIPSLDITVGHFRHKGTGAEHYHLASNNDENVFLVALRTVPQDSTGVAHILEHTALCGSEKYPVRDPFFMMLRRSLNTFMNAFTSSDWTAYPFASQTPKDFENLLQVYLDAVFFSNLDPLDFAQEGHRIELEDSEDLNSDLVYKGVVFNEMKGAMSSVNSTLWQTLSGELFDNTYHYNSGGDPECITDLTYEQLKAFYQTHYHPSNAIFMTFGNMPADYHQQRFEEWALHRFERSDARIEVALATPFEQAKRAEHSYCLDDSDDLSGKTHIVMGWKLGESQDLMAQLEAHLITNLLLENSASPLMAKLETSSLGNSPSPLCGLEDSMREMVFCCGIAGSEPEHLEATEQLVLGVLEECANTGFSDEDIEAVLHQLELHQREITGDGMPYGLNLILQGLSAATHYADPVNVLNLEPALAQLKENIKSPGYVQNLIRERLLDNKHRVTLVLKPDTELSAAKIQAEKDKLQAVKNTLSEDDLRALVKQSKDLQERQNSQDDSSILPKVTKADVAEHLHEPTYRIGEDAAYTLYPAGTNGLIYREVVARLAQLNAQELQLLPLYTDFITEVGLGAQSYLDVQKRQSAAVGGIHAHAMIRNSKTQADALDGYVALSSKALIDKSEQQLELLQDTLNSPRFDELKRLRELVSQRTQRRVNAITGNGHSLAMSAAAAAHAPLATVQDSLGGLPAIAYLKELNKRLDSNNDLEAFAHDLTKLHQNVRTGEWQSLLIGEEQALDSLLASVPHAQLGKALAVTPLQSSPFDAASPKQLWLADTQVYFCAKAYVTVSSDHPDAPALTVLGGLLRNGFLHRAIREQGGAYGGGASQDGGTGVFRFYSYRDPRFGETLNDFDASIAWLLSNTFSDEALDESVLGVIAALDKPASPAGACKQHFHNRLFERSHADKEAFRRAVLNCTRDDILRVAQQYLRPADASIAVIAPKGTDSKEAALISELGLQLRKI comes from the coding sequence ATGACGCAGGCACTACCCCACTACGAAAGCTTTGAACATCTAAACACCCAGCACATACCCTCGCTGGATATCACCGTGGGGCATTTCCGCCACAAAGGCACAGGCGCCGAACACTACCATTTAGCAAGCAATAATGATGAGAATGTCTTTCTCGTGGCACTTCGAACAGTCCCGCAAGACTCGACTGGCGTGGCTCACATCCTAGAGCACACGGCCCTGTGTGGTAGCGAGAAATATCCAGTGCGCGATCCATTCTTCATGATGTTGCGGCGTTCGCTAAACACCTTTATGAACGCGTTTACCAGCTCAGATTGGACCGCCTACCCCTTTGCCAGTCAAACACCGAAAGACTTCGAAAACCTGCTTCAGGTGTATCTCGATGCGGTATTTTTCTCGAATCTCGATCCTTTGGATTTCGCGCAAGAAGGCCACCGAATAGAGCTTGAAGATAGCGAGGACCTGAACTCAGACCTAGTGTACAAAGGTGTGGTCTTTAACGAGATGAAAGGCGCCATGAGCTCGGTGAACAGTACGCTGTGGCAAACGCTATCGGGCGAGTTATTCGATAACACCTATCACTACAACAGCGGTGGAGACCCTGAGTGCATCACCGATTTAACCTACGAGCAGCTGAAGGCCTTCTACCAAACACATTACCACCCCAGTAATGCGATTTTTATGACGTTTGGCAACATGCCTGCCGATTATCACCAGCAGCGCTTTGAAGAATGGGCTTTGCACCGCTTCGAGCGCTCCGACGCGCGTATCGAGGTTGCACTGGCAACACCCTTTGAACAGGCCAAACGCGCCGAACATTCTTATTGCTTGGATGACTCTGACGATCTCAGTGGCAAAACACACATTGTTATGGGCTGGAAACTGGGTGAGAGTCAAGACCTAATGGCCCAACTCGAGGCTCACCTCATCACGAATTTATTGCTCGAAAATAGCGCTTCACCACTTATGGCGAAGCTCGAAACCAGCAGCCTCGGGAACTCTCCCTCGCCGCTTTGTGGCCTGGAAGACTCCATGCGTGAAATGGTTTTTTGTTGTGGTATCGCGGGAAGCGAGCCAGAACACCTAGAGGCCACCGAACAATTGGTTTTAGGTGTGCTTGAGGAATGTGCCAACACCGGATTCAGCGACGAGGACATCGAAGCCGTGTTGCATCAGCTTGAGTTGCATCAGCGAGAAATCACCGGCGATGGCATGCCCTATGGCCTGAATTTGATACTGCAGGGGCTTAGTGCCGCGACACATTATGCTGATCCTGTAAACGTACTGAATCTTGAACCTGCCTTAGCGCAACTCAAAGAAAACATAAAGTCCCCAGGCTACGTCCAAAATCTTATTCGAGAGCGCTTGCTCGACAACAAGCACCGCGTCACCTTGGTATTGAAGCCAGATACCGAATTGTCAGCAGCGAAGATCCAAGCGGAGAAAGACAAACTCCAAGCGGTAAAAAATACACTGTCAGAGGACGATTTGCGGGCTTTGGTGAAGCAAAGCAAGGACCTGCAAGAGAGGCAAAATTCACAAGATGACAGTTCAATATTGCCCAAGGTAACAAAGGCCGACGTCGCCGAACACCTACACGAACCGACCTACAGAATTGGCGAGGATGCGGCGTACACCTTATATCCAGCTGGGACTAATGGCTTAATTTATCGAGAAGTCGTCGCGCGTCTTGCCCAACTAAACGCACAGGAGCTACAGCTACTGCCTCTGTACACGGATTTTATAACGGAAGTCGGTCTTGGCGCACAATCCTATCTAGACGTTCAAAAACGTCAGTCTGCTGCGGTTGGCGGCATTCACGCACACGCCATGATTCGCAACAGTAAAACTCAGGCTGATGCGCTCGACGGCTACGTCGCGTTATCATCAAAAGCGCTGATTGACAAAAGCGAGCAACAGCTCGAGTTATTGCAAGATACTCTGAATTCACCGCGCTTTGATGAGCTAAAGCGTTTGCGCGAACTGGTCAGCCAAAGAACGCAACGACGTGTGAACGCGATTACCGGCAACGGCCACAGCTTAGCAATGAGTGCCGCAGCAGCCGCGCATGCTCCACTCGCAACGGTGCAAGACAGCCTGGGCGGACTGCCCGCCATTGCCTACCTAAAAGAGTTAAACAAACGCTTAGACAGCAATAACGATCTCGAAGCCTTTGCCCATGACCTGACGAAACTGCACCAAAACGTGCGCACGGGCGAATGGCAAAGTCTGCTGATTGGTGAAGAGCAGGCCTTGGATTCGCTGCTGGCGTCAGTTCCCCACGCCCAACTCGGCAAAGCTCTGGCGGTAACCCCGCTGCAATCATCGCCCTTTGATGCCGCTAGCCCCAAACAACTTTGGCTTGCGGATACACAGGTATATTTTTGTGCCAAAGCCTACGTGACGGTTAGCTCAGACCACCCCGATGCACCTGCACTTACCGTCTTAGGTGGCCTGCTGCGTAATGGCTTTTTACACCGAGCCATACGCGAACAAGGTGGCGCGTACGGCGGCGGGGCTTCGCAAGATGGCGGGACCGGCGTCTTTCGGTTCTATTCGTACCGAGATCCTCGTTTCGGGGAGACGTTAAACGACTTCGATGCGTCAATTGCATGGTTGCTGTCCAACACATTCAGTGACGAAGCGCTCGATGAATCGGTATTGGGTGTCATTGCCGCTTTGGACAAACCGGCATCGCCAGCTGGCGCCTGCAAACAACATTTTCACAACCGGTTATTTGAACGCAGTCACGCTGACAAAGAAGCCTTCCGCCGCGCTGTTCTGAACTGTACACGCGATGACATACTGCGCGTCGCACAGCAGTACCTAAGACCTGCCGACGCGTCAATTGCAGTCATTGCACCCAAAGGCACTGACAGCAAAGAGGCAGCGTTAATCTCGGAACTCGGGCTTCAGCTCAGGAAAATATAA
- a CDS encoding glutaminyl-peptide cyclotransferase, producing the protein MKVILRFWVLLFFAPYITIAQPVTQLSFQIVDQQSQDRDAFVQGLAFDQSHLYLGTGGYGSSYIAKINSSTGHTIVQESLPARYFGEGVTVLGDLLYQLTWRSGTGFVRDRETLQVIEQFRIAGEAWGITNDGTHLIVSNGSAALTVYTPEGIKPVRSITVTEEGRRIQRLNELEYIDGLVWANIWYEDRVVVINPQSGEVVASLNLEGLLPKKERLPNTDVLNGIGYDATNNSVWFTGKRWPWRYQLEILPERPKFLPTEP; encoded by the coding sequence ATGAAAGTCATCTTACGCTTTTGGGTTCTGTTATTTTTTGCGCCGTACATCACCATTGCGCAACCCGTAACACAGCTTTCATTCCAAATTGTTGACCAGCAAAGCCAAGACCGGGACGCTTTCGTTCAAGGTTTAGCCTTTGACCAATCCCACCTCTATTTAGGCACGGGTGGCTACGGGAGTTCGTATATCGCCAAGATCAACTCAAGCACCGGCCATACGATAGTGCAAGAGTCCTTGCCCGCTCGATATTTCGGCGAAGGCGTCACCGTTTTGGGGGATTTATTGTATCAATTGACCTGGCGCTCTGGCACTGGCTTCGTCCGAGATCGAGAAACGCTGCAGGTTATTGAGCAGTTTCGGATTGCTGGAGAAGCCTGGGGAATCACCAACGATGGGACTCATCTTATTGTGAGCAACGGCAGTGCTGCCCTCACAGTCTATACCCCAGAGGGTATTAAGCCCGTTCGCAGTATCACGGTCACCGAAGAGGGCCGCCGCATCCAACGCCTGAATGAACTCGAGTATATCGACGGATTGGTGTGGGCCAACATCTGGTATGAAGATCGTGTTGTTGTGATCAACCCGCAATCGGGAGAGGTGGTGGCTTCACTAAACCTTGAAGGATTGCTGCCTAAGAAAGAGCGCTTGCCCAACACCGATGTGTTAAATGGTATCGGCTATGACGCCACGAACAACAGTGTCTGGTTTACAGGAAAGCGCTGGCCCTGGCGCTATCAACTTGAAATTCTGCCTGAACGCCCCAAGTTCCTCCCTACGGAGCCCTAA
- a CDS encoding SLC13 family permease: MSAYFVVVVIVGLIAALVATRVSAVKVFAGALGVLYFAGFISTEQVLDKATNIGVVTLLALLLVSLGLEKLNVLTSLSNRLLHSNLSLSIMRLGAVTALSSAFLNNTAVVATLAGGVQRNKVHRPSKLLIVLSYSAIMGGTMTLIGTSTNLIVNSFLLDSGVPGFDLFDFFPIGAIATLAGLLTLAIFARTLPDHTVGDKAITDYLLEAEVIEGSSLIGKSVADNGLRDLNGLFLVEIVRDGQLITPVTPRQVLQASDKLIFSGDVTRLHVLDEFDGLRSFAMEEGLLRSNLTEVIVLPGATVEGRTIKASGFRSLFDAAVVGVSRGGLPLSGKLGDIVLRAGDSLILAVGPDFRRRNNLRRNFVIVDSKIDSGRVSSTQSSGMLLGLGLVVTGAALGYFELVSGLALLLTFMLAIGSVSVRELRRRFPFELWLIITSALCVSQALADTGLIGQMLAGAEGTLGTVNPMYALVAVYLFTLLMTELMTNTAAAALMFPLAASFAAALQVDLLPFAAAVAFGASASFLTPFGYTTNLMVQNMGGYRLGDYLRIGAPVSVVYTAVALTLIPLVFPF, from the coding sequence GTGAGTGCCTATTTTGTAGTCGTAGTCATTGTGGGCCTAATCGCGGCACTTGTAGCCACGCGTGTGTCGGCCGTTAAAGTCTTCGCGGGCGCCCTTGGGGTATTGTATTTTGCGGGCTTTATCAGCACTGAGCAGGTGCTGGACAAGGCCACAAATATAGGGGTTGTGACCCTGCTGGCACTACTGTTGGTGTCGTTGGGTCTTGAAAAGCTAAACGTCCTAACGAGCTTATCGAATCGTCTACTCCACTCAAACCTATCGCTATCGATCATGCGTTTGGGCGCTGTGACCGCGCTGAGTTCGGCATTTTTGAACAACACGGCCGTTGTGGCCACGCTGGCCGGAGGGGTCCAGCGCAATAAGGTTCATCGTCCCTCGAAGCTGCTTATTGTGTTGTCTTACAGTGCGATTATGGGCGGCACTATGACCTTGATTGGCACCTCGACAAATCTCATCGTGAATAGTTTTTTGTTGGATTCGGGTGTCCCTGGTTTCGATTTGTTTGATTTCTTTCCTATTGGCGCGATCGCGACCTTAGCGGGTTTGCTGACCCTCGCGATTTTTGCAAGAACCTTGCCCGATCACACAGTGGGCGATAAAGCCATTACCGATTATTTACTTGAAGCGGAAGTTATCGAAGGGTCGAGCTTGATCGGAAAATCGGTAGCCGATAACGGATTACGTGATTTGAATGGCTTGTTCTTGGTCGAGATTGTACGCGATGGTCAATTGATTACGCCTGTGACTCCGAGGCAAGTCTTGCAGGCGTCCGATAAACTGATTTTTTCGGGCGATGTCACGCGCTTACATGTGTTAGACGAGTTCGATGGGCTGCGATCTTTTGCCATGGAAGAGGGTCTGTTGCGTTCCAACTTGACCGAGGTCATCGTATTACCGGGCGCCACGGTAGAGGGGCGCACGATTAAAGCGTCGGGGTTTCGAAGCTTATTCGATGCAGCCGTTGTTGGTGTAAGTCGAGGTGGTCTGCCTTTGTCGGGTAAGCTGGGTGATATTGTGCTGCGAGCGGGTGACAGCCTGATCTTGGCGGTTGGGCCCGATTTTCGACGTCGCAATAACCTGCGCCGTAACTTTGTGATCGTCGATTCGAAAATTGATAGCGGCAGGGTAAGTAGCACCCAAAGTTCGGGGATGTTGCTTGGGCTTGGACTGGTCGTCACTGGGGCGGCGCTGGGTTACTTTGAGTTGGTTTCAGGCTTGGCTTTGCTGCTGACCTTTATGTTAGCGATTGGCTCGGTGTCTGTTCGAGAACTTAGACGGCGCTTTCCTTTTGAGTTGTGGTTAATTATCACGTCTGCGTTGTGTGTGTCGCAGGCACTCGCGGATACGGGGTTGATAGGCCAGATGTTGGCTGGAGCAGAGGGCACCCTGGGTACGGTGAATCCAATGTATGCGCTTGTCGCGGTTTACTTGTTTACCCTACTCATGACCGAATTGATGACCAATACCGCCGCAGCCGCGTTGATGTTTCCTTTAGCGGCCTCGTTTGCTGCTGCCCTTCAAGTTGACCTATTGCCGTTTGCCGCCGCGGTGGCCTTTGGTGCAAGTGCCAGTTTCTTGACGCCCTTTGGCTACACCACCAATCTGATGGTTCAGAACATGGGAGGGTATCGTCTCGGTGATTATCTGCGAATTGGAGCGCCAGTATCTGTCGTATACACCGCTGTAGCACTGACCTTGATTCCTCTGGTCTTCCCATTCTAA